Proteins encoded together in one Chelonoidis abingdonii isolate Lonesome George chromosome 1, CheloAbing_2.0, whole genome shotgun sequence window:
- the ASCL1 gene encoding achaete-scute homolog 1 — protein sequence MGLITFGNRMHIVSDPENCFKFLQPACLFATAQSVPPPSLSPAGRQPSPASKAAAAAPKPVKRQRSSSPELMRCKRRLNFSGFGYSLPQQQPAAVARRNERERNRVKLVNLGFATLREHVPNGAANKKMSKVETLRSAVEYIRALQQLLDEHDAVSAAFQAGVLSPTISPGYSHDMNSMAGSPVSSYSSDDGSYDPLSPEEQELLDFTNWF from the coding sequence TTCCTGCAGCCCGCCTGCTTATTCGCCACCGCCCAGAGCGTGCCGCCGCCGTCGCTGAGCCCGGCCGGCCGCCAGCCCTCGCCGGCTAGCAAGGCGGCAGCAGCTGCGCCCAAGCCAGTCAAGCGGCAGCGCTCGTCCTCCCCGGAGCTGATGCGATGCAAGAGGCGGCTCAACTTCAGCGGCTTCGGCTACAGCCTCCCGCAGCAGCAGCCGGCGGCCGTGGCGCGGCGGAACGAGCGGGAGCGGAACCGGGTGAAGCTGGTGAATCTGGGCTTCGCCACCCTCAGGGAGCACGTCCCCAACGGGGCGGCCAACAAGAAGATGAGCAAAGTGGAGACGCTGCGCTCGGCCGTCGAGTACATCCgcgccctgcagcagctgctggacgAGCACGACGCCGTCAGCGCCGCCTTCCAGGCCGGGGTGCTGTCCCCCACCATCTCGCCCGGCTACTCCCACGACATGAACTCCATGGCAGGCTCCCCCGTCTCCTCCTATTCCTCCGACGACGGGTCCTACGACCCGCTGAGCCCCGAAGAGCAGGAGCTCCTGGACTTCACCAACTGGTTCtga